AGGGCGCCTTGTCGTGGACGGCCCGGTTGTCGGCCCGCCACACGTTCCAGTCGCGCGGCCAGGGCGCGTCCCGGCACTGCACCGCCGCATAGATGCTGTAGCCGTTGTCGCCCGCGGTGTCGACGGCGCCCAGCTTCTCGTACGCGGCGACCAGCGGCTCGGGCTTCTTGTCGTTCACATACGCGGCGAAGGCCTTGGCCAGGTCGGGCCAGTAGCCGTCGAAGTACCCGCCGGGCAGGAAGGTGTCCTCCAGCTCGCCGCCGCCGACCCGGCCGCCCGCCGGGTTCTCGGTCACCGCCTCCCGCATCCGCGACCACTTGGCGCCGACCTCGGCCGGGTCGGTGCCGAGGCGGTACGTGGCGTCGTGCCGCGCGACCCAGGCGAGGAAGGCCTCGTGGCGGGCGTTGAAGGCGATGTCCTGGTCGAGGTTGTCGCGGTACCAGACGCCGGTCGGGTCGACGATCGAGTCGAGCACCATCCGGCGCACCCGCTCCGGGTGGAGCTTGGCGTAGACGGCGCCGAGATAGGTGCCGTAGGAGTAGCCGAAGTAGTTGATCTTCGAGACGCCGAGGGCACGGCGGATGGCGTCCACGTCCTGTGCCGCGCTGACCGTGTCGATGTACGGCAGCACGTCCCGGTACTTCTTGCCGCAGGCCTCGGCGAAGCCGCGGGCCCGGTCCAGGTTGGCGTGCTCCACCACCGGGCGGTCCGGGATGCTCGGTGGGCGCACCGGGTCGAAGTGCCCGGGCGAACAGTTGAGGGCCGGGCTGGACTTGCCCACACCGCGCGGGTCGAAGCCGATGACGTCGTACTGCGCGGCCGTCTTCGCGGGCAGCGAGTCCGCCACGAAGCCCGCCAGCGCGAGTCCGCTGCCGCCCGGTCCGCCGGGGTTGACCAGCAGCGGGCCCTGGGACTTCGCGGCGGTGTGCTCGATCCGGGACAGGGCGAGAGTGATCTGCCGCCCGCCGGGCCGGTCGTGGTCGAGCGGCACCTTGAGCGAGGCGCATTCGAGCCGGGGGTAGTTCTTGGTCGGGCACTTGGTCCAGGCGAGTCCGGCGGACCGGGGCTCCGTATCGGCGCTGGCCGAGTGCGGCAGGGCGGAGAGCATCCCGGCGACCGCCGCCGCGGCTCCGCACAGCGCGACTGCGCGTTTCTTCATGTGGCCTCCCGGAGTGGGGGGTTCGGAGCCGTGGGCACGGCCCTCGCCCGCATCGTCCCGGAAAGATCGTGATGAAGAGTCGCTTATCAGAGGAATTGGGGAGAGTTAAGCCATATGGCGGGAGCGTTCGCGGCGGGTCGTGGTGCGGGAGGCCCGAGGCGCGCGCCGTGCACGCTTTCCCATGGGGCGCCCACGAGCCCGAACCGGCTCGTCGGGGTGCGGTCTCCTGCCTCGGGGGGCGTGGTCTCATGCCGAAGGGGGCTTGTGGCGGAGCGGTCTCGGATCCGGGGGCGCGCTCTCGGGCTGGGCTGACCGAATCGAACTGATTGGATCGAGCTGACTGGATCGAACTGATCGGAACGAGCTGATCGGATAGAGCCGATCAGATCAGGCTGAGCTGGGTGGCTTCCTGCGCGGGCGCCGGTGCCTGTTCGGGAACGGTGGCGATCCGGCGAGCGAGCCCGGGGCGGTGGTTCGGGCCGATGCCGAACTCCTGGGCCAGTTCGTGTACTTGGCGGGTGATCCGGCGCTGGTACCACTTCGGTGCGTACGCACCCTCCGCGTACAGCCGCTCGTAGCGCCGGACCAGGTGCGGGTGGTGCCGGGCCAGCCAGGCCATGAACCACTCGCGGGCGCCGGGGCGCAGATGCAGGACGAGTGGTGTCACCGAGGTGGCGCCGGAGGCGGCGATGGCCCGCACCGTGGTGCGCAGTTGGTCGGGACGGTCGCCGAGGAACGGGATCACCGGCGCCATCAGGACGCCGCAGCCGATGCCGTTCTCGCTCAGTGTGCGGACCACGGCCAGCCGTCGCTCGGGTGCCGGAGTGCCGGGCTCGACCGTGCGCCACAGCTCCTGGTCGGTGAAGCCGACGGAGACCGAGATGCCGACATCGGTGACCCGTGAGGCCTCGCGCAGCAGTTCCAGGTCCCGCAGGATCAGCGTCCCCTTGGTGAGGATCGAGAAGGGGTTGGCGCGATCGCGCAGCGCGGCGATGATCCCGGGCATCAGTGCGTACCGGCCCTCCGCGCGCTGATAGCAATCGACATTCGTACCCATCGCGATGTGCTCACCGCGCCAGCGCGGCGAGGCCAGTTGACGGCGCAGCAGTTCGGGTGCGTTCACCTTGACCACGATCTGACTGTCGAAGCCGAGCCCGGTGTCCAGGTCCAGATAGCTGTGGGTCTTGCGGGCGAAGCAGTACACGCAGGCGTGTGTGCAGCCGCGATACGGGTTCACCGTCCACTCGAAGGGCATGCGCGAGGCGCCGGGCACCCGGTTCACGATCGAACGCGCCCTGATCTCGTGGAAGGTCACCCCGCGGAATTCGGGGGTGTCGAAGGTGCGGGTGGTGACCGCGTCCGCGCCGAACAGTGCGGCCTCCCGCTCCCGGTT
This is a stretch of genomic DNA from Streptomyces sp. NA04227. It encodes these proteins:
- a CDS encoding alpha/beta hydrolase — translated: MKKRAVALCGAAAAVAGMLSALPHSASADTEPRSAGLAWTKCPTKNYPRLECASLKVPLDHDRPGGRQITLALSRIEHTAAKSQGPLLVNPGGPGGSGLALAGFVADSLPAKTAAQYDVIGFDPRGVGKSSPALNCSPGHFDPVRPPSIPDRPVVEHANLDRARGFAEACGKKYRDVLPYIDTVSAAQDVDAIRRALGVSKINYFGYSYGTYLGAVYAKLHPERVRRMVLDSIVDPTGVWYRDNLDQDIAFNARHEAFLAWVARHDATYRLGTDPAEVGAKWSRMREAVTENPAGGRVGGGELEDTFLPGGYFDGYWPDLAKAFAAYVNDKKPEPLVAAYEKLGAVDTAGDNGYSIYAAVQCRDAPWPRDWNVWRADNRAVHDKAPFSTWNNAWYNAPCAFWPTESLTPTDVRNDRLPPVLLFQATDDAATPYEGGATLHRALGRSSFVVEQGGGNHGITLSGSSCLDGYLSKYLDTGAVPRAEGPADAYCERQPDPKPQKLTKSATRGASLHALLGRN
- a CDS encoding Rv2578c family radical SAM protein translates to MRWENLTATTQNREREAALFGADAVTTRTFDTPEFRGVTFHEIRARSIVNRVPGASRMPFEWTVNPYRGCTHACVYCFARKTHSYLDLDTGLGFDSQIVVKVNAPELLRRQLASPRWRGEHIAMGTNVDCYQRAEGRYALMPGIIAALRDRANPFSILTKGTLILRDLELLREASRVTDVGISVSVGFTDQELWRTVEPGTPAPERRLAVVRTLSENGIGCGVLMAPVIPFLGDRPDQLRTTVRAIAASGATSVTPLVLHLRPGAREWFMAWLARHHPHLVRRYERLYAEGAYAPKWYQRRITRQVHELAQEFGIGPNHRPGLARRIATVPEQAPAPAQEATQLSLI